DNA from Chryseomicrobium sp. FSL W7-1435:
ATAACCCAGACGCACCCGGAACGAAAATTGTAGCTTTTAGACCTTTGACAGACCAACCCGTCACAGGTTTAACTGCTGATCAAGGCTTTTCAATTCTTTATGTCAGCAAGTATTTAATGAATAGAGAACTTGGTTTTGGAAGAAAATTGTTGCAGATAATTGAGGAGGAGGGAATTTCTTATGAACACACTCCCTCTGGTTTGGATGATATCTCGGTCATTATTAGAAGTCACTATCTTGATTCTAAAAAAGAGCAACGCATTGTTTACCGTGTCCTACATGAATTGGGTGCAGAAGTTGCTTACTTCAAACATGGTCTTTCCATGATTGTATTAGTAGGAGAAGGCATGAGAAATTCTACAGGACTCGCAGCTAGAGCCACAGCAGCTATCTCGGATACAGGTGCAAATATTGAGATGATTAATCAAGGCTCTTCAGAAGTTAGCCTAGTGTTTGGCGTTTTAGAACAAGATCAAGTAAAAATTGTTCATGCCCTTTATGACGCCTTCTTTTCCCGTGTCAAGGTAAGAACTTGACAGAGCATTTATACCATGTTAAGATAGTAAAGTTAAATGGTTAGACTATTGAGTTGAATCTGGCATTCTGCTCATGTTTTTTATGATGCTTATTCATACTGGCGCGGCTATAGGGCTGCAATGACGAAAAAGTAGGTAGGGTTTTCGTTGCTTAAGTTAGAAGACACCAGTAGAAGAAATTCCGCGGCAAAGTGAAGATTTCTTATATACATTCAATTTAATCGTTTTACCATACTAGAGGGACATGTCAAATTGACATGTCCCTCGTCTAATTTATTGCGTAATTTGTGCTCCCCTGCTATTGTAAATTTTATAGTTTGATGAAAAAGGTGAACACCATGCTATTACAATTAGATACGCTAAAAACAGCTCTTGGTCGTTTTTTCATAGAAAGATACTATGACCAAGCTGCTCAGACCGCTTATTATTTAATGCTGTCTATCTTTCCTTTCTTATTATTTGTTTTATCCTTACTGAATTTTTTGCCTATCAACTTAGATTCTTTATTGTTATTCATAGAACCCTACGCACCAGGAAATACGTATGGATTTATAGAAGACAATGTCCTTCGTATTGTAGAGGGAAATCAAGGTGGAGTACTTTCCATCAGTCTACTTTCAGCCTTTTGGCTAGCTAGTATGGCGGTTCAGTCTCTTGCAAGAAGCTTTGCAGCGGCTTATGAAAAGGAAACGGCTATTCCATTTTGGAGAACTCTCATGCATGATCTTGGTGTAACGGCTATTTTTATGATCATGATCCCGGTCTCTTTATTTGTGCCATTAGTTGAAAAAGGCATTCTTTGGTTTGTTGCACAAGCAGGTGAATTAGAGACTTGGTCCTTCTGGATTGCCTTGTGGCCGGTAGTAAAATGGATCACAGGAAGTATTTTCTTATTTTTATTTTTCTTGTTCTTCTATTCCATATTGCCAAAAAAACGTTTAGCCATTCGCACGATAATACCAGGAGCTCTCTTTACGACATTGTCTTGGCAGTTTATTTCTTGGTTTTACGGGCAAATCATAGGTTACGTCTCATATACAGAAATCTATGGTCAATTAGCCGGTATCATCATTTTAATGATTTGGCTTTATTTGTCGGCTACTGTGCTATTAATTGGCGGGTTGATAAACGCAACCACCTATCAAA
Protein-coding regions in this window:
- a CDS encoding YihY/virulence factor BrkB family protein — translated: MLLQLDTLKTALGRFFIERYYDQAAQTAYYLMLSIFPFLLFVLSLLNFLPINLDSLLLFIEPYAPGNTYGFIEDNVLRIVEGNQGGVLSISLLSAFWLASMAVQSLARSFAAAYEKETAIPFWRTLMHDLGVTAIFMIMIPVSLFVPLVEKGILWFVAQAGELETWSFWIALWPVVKWITGSIFLFLFFLFFYSILPKKRLAIRTIIPGALFTTLSWQFISWFYGQIIGYVSYTEIYGQLAGIIILMIWLYLSATVLLIGGLINATTYQKK